Proteins from a genomic interval of Treponema succinifaciens DSM 2489:
- a CDS encoding RNA polymerase sigma factor — protein MFSFNKSESGSINCADSKDFRKLYDSAMELLFKVSFKIVEDEEAAEDLVHDSFIKANEKAMVFPSINDAVFWLIRVVKNASLNYAKRKVREANAYHKALYEGRQQMESGETELLKKEAKKIALEALNKLPDNLKEVLILKEYADMNYKEIGRQLGITEGNVKVRVFRAKAQLLKLIGEEDVYLS, from the coding sequence GTGTTTTCTTTTAATAAAAGCGAATCAGGCTCGATAAATTGCGCGGATTCAAAGGACTTTAGAAAATTATACGACTCTGCAATGGAACTTTTGTTCAAAGTTTCGTTTAAAATTGTAGAAGATGAAGAAGCCGCAGAAGATTTGGTTCACGACTCATTTATAAAGGCAAACGAAAAAGCAATGGTTTTTCCCTCTATAAATGACGCAGTTTTCTGGCTAATCAGAGTTGTAAAAAACGCTTCGCTGAATTATGCAAAACGAAAAGTCAGAGAGGCGAACGCTTACCACAAGGCGCTTTACGAAGGCCGTCAGCAAATGGAAAGCGGCGAAACAGAGCTTTTAAAAAAGGAAGCAAAAAAAATTGCCCTAGAAGCCTTAAATAAGCTTCCTGACAATTTAAAAGAAGTGCTTATTCTAAAAGAATATGCTGATATGAACTACAAGGAGATTGGCCGCCAGCTCGGAATCACAGAGGGGAATGTAAAGGTGCGGGTTTTTCGGGCAAAGGCACAATTACTAAAATTGATAGGAGAAGAAGATGTTTACTTGTCCTGA